In the Victivallis sp. Marseille-Q1083 genome, one interval contains:
- a CDS encoding DUF368 domain-containing protein, with the protein MKVTRQNKTTERAEQNGWKNDLKVVGTGFAMGTANVIPGVSGGTMAFILGIFEQLIGSIKQVASVETFRMVCRLQFRKMYETLPWRFLLALAVGVVLAMATTAKLCIYLLEFHREATFAAFFGLVLASVFSVFREVTCWSLSRWIFLAIGALTAYLIVTLVPVETPNVWWVTFLCGIIVICAMILPGISGSFLLLVLGQYNYVWGAVANLAGLKFAWADIKTIFWLAAGCAIGLGSFVYLLNYLFKKFHDLTIVTLIGFMIGSLWRLWPWQQVMEAAVKTAEGKVLLALPAQQAQLDALLAAGGKMEPTVVGNILPASFQAALWPVVFAVLGFALVFGLDYIAARKAKE; encoded by the coding sequence ATGAAGGTAACGCGGCAGAATAAGACAACAGAACGGGCGGAACAAAACGGTTGGAAAAATGATTTGAAGGTCGTCGGGACCGGTTTCGCGATGGGAACTGCCAACGTCATTCCCGGCGTTTCCGGCGGAACGATGGCCTTCATCCTCGGTATTTTCGAACAATTGATCGGCTCCATCAAGCAGGTCGCTTCGGTGGAAACCTTCCGGATGGTCTGCAGATTGCAGTTCCGCAAAATGTACGAGACCTTGCCGTGGCGTTTCCTGCTGGCGCTGGCCGTTGGCGTGGTGCTGGCGATGGCGACGACCGCCAAATTGTGCATTTATCTGTTGGAGTTTCACCGGGAAGCGACCTTCGCCGCCTTTTTCGGGCTGGTGCTGGCATCGGTTTTTTCGGTGTTCCGGGAGGTGACTTGCTGGAGCCTGTCGCGTTGGATTTTTCTGGCAATCGGCGCTCTGACGGCTTATCTGATTGTCACGCTGGTGCCGGTGGAGACGCCGAATGTCTGGTGGGTCACTTTCCTCTGCGGCATCATCGTCATCTGTGCGATGATTCTGCCGGGAATTTCCGGCTCGTTCCTGCTGCTGGTGCTGGGGCAGTATAATTATGTCTGGGGGGCGGTCGCCAATCTGGCCGGATTGAAATTCGCCTGGGCGGATATCAAGACGATCTTCTGGCTGGCGGCCGGCTGTGCGATCGGCCTGGGCTCTTTCGTCTATCTGTTGAATTATCTGTTCAAAAAATTTCATGACCTGACGATCGTCACGCTGATCGGTTTTATGATCGGTTCGCTGTGGCGGCTCTGGCCGTGGCAGCAGGTGATGGAGGCGGCGGTTAAAACCGCCGAAGGCAAAGTCCTGCTGGCGCTGCCGGCGCAGCAGGCCCAACTGGACGCCTTGCTGGCTGCCGGCGGCAAAATGGAGCCGACCGTCGTCGGCAATATTCTGCCGGCGTCATTTCAGGCGGCGCTCTGGCCGGTTGTTTTTGCGGTGCTCGGATTTGCATTGGTTTTCGGGTTGGATTATATTGCTGCCCGTAAAGCGAAGGAATAA